From a region of the Podarcis muralis chromosome 16, rPodMur119.hap1.1, whole genome shotgun sequence genome:
- the DDX51 gene encoding ATP-dependent RNA helicase DDX51, whose protein sequence is MALFVVHRYRGDEDNDLEDHSQVLLRQLKERVRARQQQKQQQDDHMPAESGPDNEMPDLDLEKEAKQKSKKRKQTEESPFIEGQRKRKKKLSTEGGEGVEEKNDDLSPRRNKTSGKESKTPQGRTDGGEGSEIKLASQLEHDGSAGEKEDGSEAGANEIHGEKEEMLKSPPDPKETPPPPNTIVLGDWVWKAAQKKKVEPLLPRWLAEPKLVQRRIKENVVPLQDVPVIHPKLRKKLQANGIESLFPVQAEVIPAILESGFLAGRGGYQPSDICVSAPTGSGKTLAFVIPVVQALLDRVVCRVRALAVLPTKELAQQVTKVFNIYTDGTGLKVVQLTGQKSFAKEQESLAEETLMGFRSLADIVVATPGRLVDHLQQSPQFSLKELRFLIIDEADRMIDNMHQDWLRQVVAAAHSAVEEGSSTPQLFRRAEQGPLTAARAGCPHVPLQKLLFSATLTRNPEKLQPLGLYRPRLFTPISSEEKATETTKKYALPEGLSQYYVPCNLRWKPLFLLHFLLRLKFSRVLCFTNSRDTSHRLFLLLRAFGGVNVAEFSSRLNPRQRKLTLKEFEQGKIQLLISTDATARGIDIGGVKCVISYDAPQFIRTYIHRVGRTARAGKAGLAFTMVLKQQERKFLKMLREAGLPELEQQLVKNTSLQPLLPQYEEALADLQKIMKEERAEKRS, encoded by the exons GTATCGTGGTGATGAAGACAATGACCTCGAAGACCACTCGCAAGTGCTCCTGCGACAGCTGAAGGAACGGGTAAGAGCTCgacagcagcaaaagcagcagcaggatgaTCACATGCCTGCAGAAAGTGGACCAGATAATGAAATGCCTGACTTGGACTTGGAGAAGGAAGCAAAGCAGAAATCCAAAAAGAGGAAGCAAACTGAGGAATCTCCTTTTATAGAAggccagagaaagagaaagaagaaattatCCACTGAAGGGGGTGAAGGTGTGGAAGAGAAAAACGATGATCTTAGTCcaagaagaaataaaacaagTGGAAAGGAATCAAAGACACCACAAGGAAGGACTGATGGAGGGGAAG GAAGTGAAATTAAGTTAGCAAGCCAACTAGAACATGACGGCTCAGCAGGAGAGAAGGAGGATGGCTCGGAAGCCGGAGCAAATGAGATCCATGGTGAAAAGGAGGAGATGCTGAAGTCACCGCCGGATCCAAAGGAaacccccccacctcccaacacAATTGTTCTTGGTGACTGGGTTTGGAAGGCAGCGCAGAAGAAGAAG GTTGAGCCTCTTCTGCCACGCTGGCTCGCTGAACCTAAGCTGGTCCAGAGGCGGATCAAAGAGAACGTTGTCCCACTCCAAGATGTTCCAGTAATCCATCCAAAATTGAGGAAGAAACTGCAAGCAAATGGAATAGAGTCTTTGTTTCCAG TTCAGGCCGAGGTGATTCCAGCCATCTTGGAAAGCGGGTTTTTGGCCGGGAGAGGTGGCTACCAGCCCAGTGATATCTGTGTCTCAGCCCCCACCGGCAGTGGCAAGACCCTGGCCTTTGTCATTCCGGTGGTGCAG GCTCTGTTAGACCGAGTCGTCTGCCGGGTACGAGCTCTGGCCGTCCTCCCCACCAAGGAACTGGCCCAGCAG GTGACTAAAGTATTCAACATTTACACTGACGGGACCGGGCTGAAAGTGGTCCAGCTCACCGGGCAGAAATCGTTTGCAAAGGAGCAGGAGTCGCTCGCCGAGGAAAC GCTGATGGGATTTCGCAGCCTGGCAGACATTGTCGTGGCCACTCCTGGGCGCCTCGTGGATCATCTTCAGCAGAGCCCCCAGTTCAGCCTGAAAGAACTTCGCTTCCTG ATAATTGACGAAGCCGATCGCATGATTGACAACATGCACCAGGACTGGCTGCGGCAGGTGGTGGCGGCAGCTCATTCAGCGGTGGAAGAGGGCTCCAGCACCCCACAGCTGTTCAGGAGGGCAGAGCAGGGGCCCCTCACGGCAGCCAG AGCTGGCTGCCCCCACGTCCCCCTGCAGAAGCTCCTCTTCTCGGCCACCCTGACACGGAACCCCGAAAAGCTGCAGCCGCTGGGCCTCTACCGGCCTCGCCTCTTCACACCCATCTCCTCGGAGGAGAAGGCGACGGAGACCACGAAGAAGTACGCCCTCCCAGAGGGGCTCTCG CAATACTATGTGCCCTGCAACCTGCGCTGGAAGCCCCTCTTCCTCTTGCATTTCCTGCTGCGGCTGAAGTTCTCCCGCGTCCTCTGCTTCACCAACAGCAGGGACACGTCACACAG GCTCTTTCTACTGCTTCGAGCCTTTGGCGGAGTGAACGTGGCCGAATTCTCTTCCAGGCTGAATCCAAGGCAAAGGAAGTTGACACTGAAGGAATTTGAACAGGGGAAGATCCAGCT GTTAATCAGCACAGACGCCACAGCCCGAGGAATCGACATTGGCGGAGTGAAATGCGTCATCAGCTATGATGCTCCTCAATTCATCAGGACCTACATCCACCG AGTGGGCAGAACGGCTCGTGCAGGGAAAGCGGGACTGGCCTTCACCATGGTGCTGAAACAGCAG